The following are encoded in a window of Variovorax paradoxus genomic DNA:
- a CDS encoding aromatic ring-hydroxylating dioxygenase subunit alpha, which produces MISAEQNDFITRVGPGAPAGKLLRRYWQPVALADELAGPRPVKPVKLMGQDFVLFRDESGQLGMLDRDCPHRGADLAFGRLENGGIRCAFHGWLFDAKGNCLETPAEPATSKLCSRIKQSAYPVVEKAGVVFAYIGEGEPPAFPDFDCFVAPDTHTFAFKGLFECNWLQALEVGIDPAHASYLHRFFEDEDTSESYGKQFRGASADSDMPITKVLREYDRPDISVEPTDYGFRLKALRKLSEDTTHVRVTNVVFPQAFVIPMSAEMTISQWHVPVDDTHCYWYAVFTSFTGPVDKQQMRDQRLKLYELPDYTSRKNKRNNYGFSIEEQLTETYTGMGDDINVHDQWAVESQGAIQDRTREHLGSTDKGIIAYRRVLVKAIEATLAGDSAPMLIDAAQASAMTGPPSIDGIGKVVDEAATEAYWQDADRARRLKSDWASARLAT; this is translated from the coding sequence ATGATCAGCGCCGAGCAAAACGATTTCATCACCCGCGTCGGACCCGGCGCGCCCGCCGGCAAGCTGCTGCGCCGCTACTGGCAGCCGGTGGCCTTGGCCGACGAACTGGCGGGCCCGCGCCCGGTCAAGCCCGTGAAACTCATGGGCCAGGATTTCGTGCTGTTCCGCGACGAGAGCGGCCAGCTCGGCATGCTCGACCGCGACTGCCCGCACCGCGGCGCCGACCTCGCCTTCGGCCGACTGGAAAACGGCGGCATCCGCTGCGCCTTCCACGGCTGGCTGTTCGACGCCAAGGGCAACTGCCTGGAGACGCCGGCCGAGCCCGCCACCAGCAAGCTGTGCAGCCGCATCAAGCAGTCGGCCTACCCGGTGGTCGAGAAGGCCGGCGTGGTCTTCGCGTACATCGGCGAGGGCGAGCCCCCGGCCTTCCCCGACTTCGACTGCTTCGTCGCGCCCGACACCCACACCTTCGCGTTCAAGGGCCTGTTCGAATGCAACTGGCTGCAGGCGCTCGAAGTGGGCATCGACCCTGCGCACGCCTCGTACCTGCACCGCTTCTTCGAGGACGAAGACACGTCGGAAAGCTACGGCAAGCAGTTCCGCGGCGCCTCGGCCGACTCCGACATGCCCATCACCAAGGTGCTGCGCGAGTACGACCGCCCCGACATCAGCGTGGAACCCACCGACTACGGCTTCCGCCTCAAGGCGCTGCGCAAGCTCTCGGAAGACACGACCCACGTGCGCGTGACCAACGTGGTGTTCCCGCAGGCCTTCGTGATCCCGATGAGCGCCGAGATGACCATCTCGCAATGGCACGTGCCGGTCGATGACACGCACTGCTACTGGTACGCCGTGTTCACCAGCTTCACGGGCCCGGTCGACAAGCAGCAGATGCGCGACCAGCGCCTGAAGCTGTACGAGCTGCCCGACTACACCTCGCGCAAGAACAAGCGCAACAACTACGGCTTCAGCATCGAAGAGCAGCTGACCGAAACCTACACCGGCATGGGCGACGACATCAACGTGCACGACCAGTGGGCGGTGGAGTCGCAGGGCGCCATCCAGGACCGCACGCGCGAGCACCTGGGCAGCACCGACAAGGGAATCATTGCCTACCGCCGCGTGCTGGTGAAGGCCATCGAAGCCACCCTCGCCGGCGACAGCGCGCCGATGCTCATCGACGCCGCACAGGCCAGCGCCATGACCGGCCCGCCCTCGATCGACGGCATCGGCAAGGTCGTCGACGAAGCCGCCACCGAGGCCTACTGGCAGGACGCCGACCGCGCGCGCCGCCTGAAGTCCGACTGGGCCTCCGCACGGCTTGCCACCTGA
- a CDS encoding glutamine synthetase family protein produces MNTNTFVDRFGLWSDDQHAQARELVRRIDSGEVDTVRFAWPDQHGLLRGKTLVAGEARSALWEGVNLTSTLLAKDTSHKTVFPVFSQGGGFAIEGLQGGADFTIVADPATFKVLPWAPRTGWILCDAYMADGRPCPFATRQILQRAVAQLDELGLDFIAGLEVEFHVFKLEDARMGLGDSGQPGEPPRVSLLSHGHQYLTELRYDRVDGLMELLRSQLVALGLPLRSLEIEFGPSQFELTFGPTAGVTPADTMVLLRSAIKQICQRAGLHATFMCRPKIPNVMSSGWHLHQSLRRKSDGVNAFMPEPGGRDLSEIGMHYLGGLKAHACGAAALASPTINGYRRYRPFSLAPDRAIWARDNRGAMLRVLGGPGQNASRIENRVGEPTANPYLYLASQLFSGLDGIRHQTDAGPSADAPYETPAEQLPRSLSDALACLRKDEMLNAQMGKVFVDYLCHIKEAEIARFNLEVSEWEHREYFDMF; encoded by the coding sequence ATGAACACCAACACATTCGTCGACCGCTTCGGCCTCTGGTCCGACGACCAGCATGCGCAGGCGCGCGAACTCGTGCGCCGCATCGACAGCGGCGAGGTGGACACCGTCCGCTTCGCCTGGCCCGACCAGCACGGCCTGCTGCGCGGCAAGACCCTGGTCGCGGGCGAGGCGCGCTCGGCCCTGTGGGAGGGCGTGAACCTCACCTCCACCCTGCTGGCCAAGGACACCTCGCACAAGACCGTGTTCCCCGTGTTCTCGCAGGGCGGCGGCTTCGCCATCGAGGGCCTGCAGGGCGGCGCCGACTTCACCATCGTGGCCGACCCCGCCACCTTCAAGGTGCTGCCCTGGGCGCCGCGCACCGGCTGGATTTTGTGCGACGCCTACATGGCCGACGGCCGGCCCTGCCCCTTCGCGACGCGGCAGATCCTGCAGCGCGCGGTGGCGCAGCTCGACGAACTCGGGCTGGACTTCATCGCCGGCCTCGAGGTCGAGTTCCACGTCTTCAAGCTCGAAGACGCGCGCATGGGCCTGGGCGACTCGGGCCAGCCCGGCGAACCGCCGCGCGTGTCGCTGCTGTCGCACGGCCACCAGTACCTGACCGAGCTGCGCTACGACCGCGTCGACGGCCTCATGGAGCTGCTGCGCTCGCAGCTCGTGGCGCTCGGCCTGCCGCTGCGCTCGCTCGAGATCGAGTTCGGCCCGAGCCAGTTCGAGCTCACCTTCGGGCCCACGGCCGGCGTGACGCCCGCCGACACCATGGTGCTGTTGCGCAGCGCCATCAAGCAGATCTGCCAGCGCGCCGGCCTGCATGCCACCTTCATGTGCCGCCCGAAGATCCCGAACGTGATGTCCAGCGGTTGGCACCTGCACCAGTCGCTGCGCCGCAAGAGCGATGGCGTGAATGCCTTCATGCCCGAGCCCGGCGGGCGCGACCTCAGCGAGATCGGCATGCACTACCTCGGCGGCCTGAAGGCGCACGCCTGCGGCGCGGCGGCACTGGCCAGCCCGACGATCAATGGCTACCGCCGCTACCGCCCCTTCTCGCTGGCGCCCGACCGCGCGATCTGGGCACGCGACAACCGCGGCGCGATGCTGCGCGTGCTCGGCGGCCCGGGCCAGAACGCCTCGCGCATCGAGAACCGCGTGGGCGAGCCGACGGCCAACCCGTACCTGTACCTCGCGTCGCAGCTGTTCTCGGGCCTGGACGGCATCCGCCACCAGACCGACGCCGGTCCTTCGGCCGATGCGCCGTACGAAACACCGGCCGAACAGCTGCCGCGATCGTTGAGCGACGCCCTCGCCTGCCTGCGCAAGGACGAGATGCTCAACGCACAGATGGGCAAGGTCTTCGTCGACTACCTGTGCCACATCAAGGAAGCGGAAATTGCCCGCTTCAACCTCGAAGTCTCGGAGTGGGAACACCGCGAGTACTTCGACATGTTCTGA
- a CDS encoding ABC transporter substrate-binding protein: MTTTMTKRTLLSTLLLAGFGMAGAAQAQTTEPLRIGLIATYSGPYADYGRQFDAGIALYLKEHGGKVGGRTVEIIKKDTAGPAPDAAKRIAQELIVRDKVNVLTGLDFSPNAYAVGAIATQAKIPTLVMNAASSAITTSSPYVARLSFTVQQVTDPMARYMLKQGVKDAYTVVADYASGVDAETAFKKAFTAGGGKVSGEVRTPMNNPDFSAYVQRIKDAKPQAVFFFFPSGVMPPAFLKVWKERGMEQAGIKLFATGEATDDSYLDATGDVALGLVTSHHYSFAHNSPKNQKFVKDFAADNGTKLRPSYFAVTAYDTMAAIDLALAKTKGDTGGDKFMDALKGLSFESPRGPIEIDAATRDIVQTVYIRKTERANGQLVNVEFDKFERVKDPAKEAAAAK, encoded by the coding sequence ATGACGACGACGATGACCAAGCGAACCCTCCTCTCGACCCTGCTGCTCGCCGGTTTCGGCATGGCGGGTGCGGCCCAGGCACAGACCACTGAGCCGCTGCGCATCGGCCTCATCGCGACCTACTCCGGCCCCTACGCCGACTACGGTCGCCAGTTCGACGCAGGCATCGCGCTGTACCTGAAGGAGCACGGCGGCAAGGTGGGCGGGCGCACCGTCGAGATCATCAAGAAGGACACCGCCGGCCCCGCGCCCGACGCCGCCAAGCGCATCGCGCAGGAACTCATCGTGCGCGACAAGGTGAACGTGCTCACCGGCCTGGACTTCAGCCCCAACGCGTACGCCGTGGGCGCCATCGCCACGCAGGCCAAGATCCCCACGCTGGTGATGAACGCCGCCTCTTCGGCCATCACCACCAGCTCGCCCTACGTGGCGCGCCTGTCGTTCACCGTGCAGCAGGTCACCGACCCGATGGCGCGCTACATGCTCAAGCAGGGCGTGAAGGACGCCTACACCGTGGTCGCCGACTACGCCTCGGGCGTCGATGCCGAGACCGCGTTCAAGAAGGCCTTCACCGCTGGCGGCGGCAAGGTCTCGGGCGAGGTGCGCACGCCGATGAACAACCCCGACTTCTCGGCCTACGTGCAGCGCATCAAGGACGCCAAGCCCCAGGCCGTGTTCTTCTTCTTCCCCTCGGGCGTGATGCCGCCGGCCTTCCTCAAGGTGTGGAAGGAGCGCGGCATGGAGCAGGCCGGCATCAAGCTCTTCGCCACCGGTGAAGCCACCGACGACAGCTACCTGGACGCCACCGGCGACGTGGCGCTGGGCCTGGTCACCAGCCACCACTACTCGTTCGCGCACAACTCGCCGAAGAACCAGAAGTTCGTCAAGGACTTCGCCGCCGACAACGGCACCAAGCTGCGCCCGAGCTACTTCGCCGTGACCGCCTACGACACCATGGCCGCCATCGACCTCGCACTGGCCAAGACCAAGGGCGACACCGGCGGCGACAAGTTCATGGACGCGCTCAAGGGCCTGAGCTTCGAGAGCCCGCGCGGCCCGATCGAGATCGATGCCGCCACACGCGACATCGTGCAGACCGTCTACATCCGAAAGACCGAGCGCGCCAATGGCCAGCTGGTGAACGTGGAGTTCGACAAGTTCGAGCGCGTCAAGGACCCGGCCAAGGAAGCCGCCGCCGCCAAGTAA
- a CDS encoding ABC transporter substrate-binding protein, producing the protein MTVPVPRESTAPLSTSRRRALSGLAATTAAAAGVGLGFPAFAQNRAIRIGTTFDNSSVEKANGQGLYQGSSAFFNALNKAGGLHGSKVELVMADDTFKPDVAKANALAFEKDSSVLALVHPLGTRQTAEVMDAVPGMAVVGPITGTIALRKKTSPNTFWVRANYDQEVDKLVSTAAVLGQTRIGLVHSNDPLGQSVLAAFKNALAKAKLEPAVIATTPNTTSMEVGPAAEAIAKAKPQVVVVGLAGTAPVFLKALRGAGNSSSAYGLSITASALSAMGDLARGLGFVIVVPSPYSTKFEIVRRYQADMTANGTKDFSLTSLEGYMNAAVLAEGLRRAGPSPTRAAVLGGMASIENFDLGGVKINYGRSNREGGQFVDVAVIGSRGQMLS; encoded by the coding sequence ATGACCGTCCCCGTGCCGCGCGAGTCGACCGCGCCGCTTTCCACCAGCCGCCGCCGCGCCCTTTCCGGGCTGGCCGCCACGACGGCCGCCGCGGCCGGCGTCGGGCTGGGATTTCCGGCGTTCGCGCAGAACCGTGCGATCCGCATCGGGACGACCTTCGACAACAGCAGCGTGGAAAAGGCCAACGGCCAGGGGCTGTACCAGGGCTCCAGCGCGTTCTTCAACGCGCTGAACAAGGCCGGCGGCCTGCACGGCAGCAAGGTCGAACTCGTGATGGCCGACGACACCTTCAAGCCCGACGTGGCCAAGGCCAACGCGCTGGCCTTCGAAAAAGACAGCTCGGTGCTCGCGCTGGTGCACCCGCTGGGCACGCGCCAGACCGCCGAGGTGATGGACGCGGTGCCCGGCATGGCCGTGGTCGGCCCGATCACCGGCACCATCGCGCTGCGCAAGAAGACCTCGCCCAACACCTTCTGGGTGCGCGCCAACTACGACCAGGAGGTCGACAAGCTGGTGAGCACGGCCGCCGTGCTGGGCCAGACCCGCATCGGCCTCGTGCATTCGAACGACCCGCTGGGCCAGTCGGTGCTGGCGGCGTTCAAGAACGCGCTGGCCAAGGCCAAGCTGGAGCCGGCGGTGATCGCCACCACGCCCAACACCACGAGCATGGAAGTCGGCCCGGCCGCCGAGGCCATCGCCAAGGCCAAGCCGCAGGTGGTGGTGGTCGGCTTGGCCGGCACGGCGCCGGTGTTCTTGAAGGCGCTGCGCGGCGCGGGCAACAGCAGCTCGGCCTACGGTCTGTCGATCACGGCCAGCGCGCTGTCGGCCATGGGCGACCTGGCACGCGGCTTGGGCTTCGTGATCGTGGTGCCGTCGCCGTACTCGACCAAGTTCGAGATCGTGCGCCGCTACCAGGCCGACATGACCGCCAACGGCACCAAGGACTTCTCGCTGACCAGCCTGGAGGGCTACATGAACGCCGCCGTGCTGGCCGAAGGCCTGCGCCGCGCCGGCCCCTCGCCGACGCGCGCCGCCGTGCTCGGCGGCATGGCGAGCATCGAGAACTTCGACTTGGGCGGCGTGAAGATCAACTACGGCCGTTCGAACCGCGAAGGCGGCCAGTTCGTGGACGTGGCCGTGATCGGCAGCCGCGGCCAGATGCTGAGCTGA
- a CDS encoding GntR family transcriptional regulator, with translation MDSQQSRVLVQLRDLILKGEFVPGERLAEIPLAEKLGASRTPVRLALASLEHEGLIEQSPSGGYQMRRFTSQEVADAIRVRGVIEGFAARLLAEDGVSRQLLRDLKDCLEEGDRAVNKPSMEIDDYAAYVEMNDRFHKLILEGCGNLALKRVMDMLGGQPFAAPSAMLPMQSSMEEGQQWMRQAHRTHHAMVQAIERGQGSRAQALGEEHVEIARMNLDYALERPELAAELMPGIRLVAKGRSA, from the coding sequence ATGGACTCCCAACAATCCCGCGTGCTCGTGCAACTGCGCGACCTGATCCTCAAGGGCGAATTCGTGCCCGGAGAGCGGCTGGCCGAGATCCCGCTGGCCGAGAAACTCGGGGCTTCGCGCACGCCGGTGCGCCTGGCGCTGGCCAGCCTCGAGCACGAAGGCCTGATCGAGCAGTCGCCCAGCGGCGGCTACCAGATGCGCCGCTTCACCTCGCAGGAAGTGGCCGACGCGATCCGCGTGCGCGGGGTGATCGAAGGTTTTGCCGCCCGTTTGCTGGCCGAAGACGGCGTGTCGCGCCAGTTGCTGCGCGACTTGAAAGACTGCCTGGAAGAGGGCGACCGCGCCGTCAACAAGCCCAGCATGGAGATCGACGACTACGCCGCGTACGTCGAGATGAACGACCGCTTCCACAAGCTGATCCTCGAAGGCTGCGGCAACCTCGCGCTCAAGCGCGTGATGGACATGCTCGGCGGCCAGCCCTTTGCCGCGCCCAGCGCGATGCTGCCCATGCAGTCGTCGATGGAAGAGGGCCAGCAATGGATGCGGCAGGCGCACCGCACGCACCACGCGATGGTGCAGGCAATCGAGCGCGGCCAGGGTTCGCGGGCGCAGGCGCTCGGCGAAGAGCATGTCGAGATCGCGCGCATGAACCTCGACTACGCGCTCGAACGGCCCGAACTCGCCGCCGAACTCATGCCCGGCATTCGCCTCGTGGCGAAGGGCCGCAGCGCCTGA
- a CDS encoding ABC transporter ATP-binding protein, protein MAEIAALAFDRVTAGYGNAVVLDRLDFSLRPGESLAILGRNGVGKTTLLETLMGNTRVMQGAIRWQGADITRWPSHQRVRAGLGWVPQEREVFPSLTVEENLTVVARPGSWTLQRVYEFFPRLRERRGNYGNQLSGGEQQMLAIGRALMTNPKLLLLDEPMEGLAPIIVEELAAAIRRLCESEGLASIVVEQHPVLALDMTHQAIVLERGTVVHAGPSAALAADKELLEGLLGVGIAEAPAD, encoded by the coding sequence ATGGCTGAAATCGCCGCACTTGCCTTCGACCGCGTGACCGCCGGCTACGGCAACGCCGTGGTCCTCGACCGCCTCGATTTTTCGCTGCGGCCTGGCGAAAGCCTGGCCATCCTCGGGCGCAACGGCGTGGGCAAGACCACGCTGCTCGAAACGCTGATGGGCAACACCCGCGTGATGCAGGGCGCGATCCGCTGGCAGGGCGCCGACATCACGCGCTGGCCTTCGCACCAGCGCGTGCGCGCGGGGCTGGGCTGGGTGCCACAGGAGCGCGAGGTGTTCCCTTCGCTCACGGTGGAAGAAAACCTCACGGTGGTCGCCCGCCCGGGCAGCTGGACCTTGCAGCGCGTGTACGAATTCTTTCCGCGTCTGCGCGAACGGCGCGGCAACTACGGCAACCAGCTCTCGGGCGGCGAGCAGCAGATGCTGGCCATCGGCCGCGCGCTCATGACCAACCCGAAGCTGCTGCTGCTCGACGAGCCCATGGAAGGCCTCGCGCCGATCATCGTGGAAGAGCTGGCGGCAGCCATCCGGCGCCTGTGCGAATCGGAAGGCCTGGCCTCGATCGTGGTGGAGCAGCACCCGGTGCTGGCGCTGGACATGACGCACCAGGCGATCGTGCTGGAGCGCGGCACCGTCGTGCACGCCGGCCCGAGCGCGGCGCTGGCGGCCGACAAGGAACTGCTCGAAGGCTTGCTGGGCGTCGGCATCGCCGAGGCGCCGGCCGATTGA
- a CDS encoding metallophosphoesterase, whose amino-acid sequence MKLQLLSDLHLESHPRFHADPIPGADLLVLGGDIGSYQEGSRLTDTDFGLGRFSPRKGWPTPVVYVPGNHEYDNLDFDATHTRLRALCEELGILWLERETLVIGGIRFIGTTLWADFDALVEPRDGLAEALKKRGKAMRAADFYLEKMAGTRNGLPFMAAEMREQALTCQAWLRDALAQPFDGTTVAITHFAPSLASADPRYGLTPGTAGFCNSLDELLPHAQLWLHGHLHCPFDYVKDGCRVVANPLGYRSNGEQEGYQPQLLIEVR is encoded by the coding sequence ATGAAGTTGCAACTGCTCTCCGACCTGCACCTGGAATCCCACCCGCGCTTCCATGCCGACCCGATCCCGGGTGCCGACCTGCTGGTGCTCGGCGGCGATATCGGCTCTTACCAGGAAGGCTCCCGCCTGACAGACACCGACTTCGGCCTGGGCCGCTTCTCGCCGCGCAAGGGCTGGCCGACGCCGGTGGTCTATGTGCCGGGCAACCACGAGTACGACAACCTCGATTTCGACGCCACGCATACGCGCCTGCGTGCGCTGTGCGAAGAACTCGGCATCCTCTGGCTGGAGCGCGAGACGCTGGTCATCGGGGGCATCCGCTTCATCGGCACCACGCTGTGGGCCGATTTCGACGCGCTGGTCGAGCCCCGCGACGGCCTTGCCGAGGCGCTCAAGAAGCGCGGCAAGGCGATGCGCGCGGCCGACTTCTATCTCGAGAAAATGGCGGGCACGCGAAACGGATTGCCCTTCATGGCGGCCGAAATGCGAGAGCAAGCACTCACATGCCAGGCTTGGCTGCGCGACGCGCTGGCCCAGCCCTTCGACGGCACGACGGTGGCCATCACCCATTTCGCACCCAGCCTCGCGAGCGCCGATCCGCGCTACGGCCTCACGCCCGGTACCGCGGGCTTCTGCAATTCACTCGATGAGTTGCTGCCTCACGCGCAGCTGTGGCTGCACGGCCATCTGCATTGCCCGTTCGACTATGTAAAGGACGGCTGCCGCGTGGTCGCCAATCCGCTGGGCTACCGCAGCAACGGCGAACAAGAGGGCTACCAGCCCCAGCTGCTGATCGAGGTCCGCTGA
- a CDS encoding ABC transporter ATP-binding protein encodes MSSTPTNTTHALRTQNLGIRFGAFQAVSEVNLSLEPGARQALIGPNGAGKTTLINLLTGVFKPTSGSIRLGERDITRLPGDKRARMGLARTFQINTLFPSLTPLLSVVLAISEREGLGATWWRPLKGCTAVFDEAHALLATLKLDALADVPVAELAYGKQRLLEIALALAAKPRILLLDEPAAGVPEDESGELFEAIAALPADISVLFIEHDMKLVFRFARRISVLVGGRILTEGTPAEIGADPRVREVYLGSSHHHG; translated from the coding sequence ATGAGTTCCACCCCCACGAACACCACGCACGCGCTGCGCACGCAGAACCTGGGCATCCGCTTCGGCGCCTTCCAGGCCGTGAGCGAGGTCAACCTGTCGCTCGAACCCGGTGCGCGGCAGGCGCTGATCGGCCCCAACGGCGCCGGCAAGACCACGCTCATCAACCTGCTCACGGGCGTGTTCAAGCCCACCAGCGGATCGATCCGCCTGGGCGAGCGCGACATCACGCGGCTGCCCGGCGACAAGCGCGCCCGCATGGGGCTGGCACGCACCTTCCAGATCAACACGCTGTTCCCCAGCCTCACGCCACTCTTGTCGGTGGTGCTCGCCATCAGCGAGCGCGAAGGCCTGGGCGCCACGTGGTGGCGGCCGCTCAAGGGCTGCACCGCCGTGTTCGACGAAGCGCATGCGCTGCTGGCCACGCTGAAGCTCGACGCCCTGGCCGACGTGCCCGTGGCCGAGCTGGCCTACGGCAAGCAGCGGCTGCTCGAGATTGCGCTGGCGCTCGCCGCCAAGCCCCGCATCCTGCTGCTCGACGAGCCCGCCGCCGGCGTGCCGGAAGACGAGAGCGGCGAACTCTTCGAAGCCATTGCGGCGCTGCCGGCCGACATCAGCGTGCTCTTCATCGAGCACGACATGAAGCTCGTGTTCCGCTTTGCGCGCCGCATCTCGGTGCTGGTGGGCGGACGCATCCTCACCGAAGGCACGCCCGCCGAGATCGGCGCCGACCCGCGCGTGCGCGAGGTCTACCTGGGAAGCTCGCACCACCATGGCTGA
- a CDS encoding branched-chain amino acid ABC transporter permease, with protein sequence MKPLSLSPAQLRGAEIAFWLALASSFFLLPDKLTLMSQIMIFGLFAVSLDMALGYAGILTVGHAAFFGAGAYAAGLLAKYGWSEPFSGLLFALAVCALLGYVLSYLVVRGADLTRLMITIGVCVLLFELANRLSGITGGTDGLQGVVIAPVLGLFDFDLYGKTAFGYAFGVVLAMFLLVRLVLRSPFGLALRGIHDSRKRMTAIGSPVEARLRMAYAMSAAVAGVAGALLAQTTQFVGIESISFNRSAEVLIILVLGGTGRLYGGLIGAIVYMLVHDWFADMNPQYWMFWLGIFLIAAVMLGRGGIMGALSRVVRTGKAR encoded by the coding sequence ATGAAGCCGCTGAGCCTCTCTCCCGCGCAACTGCGCGGGGCCGAAATCGCCTTCTGGCTCGCGCTCGCGTCGAGCTTCTTCCTCTTGCCCGACAAGCTCACGCTGATGAGCCAGATCATGATCTTCGGGCTCTTTGCCGTGTCGCTCGACATGGCGCTGGGCTACGCGGGCATCCTCACCGTGGGCCACGCGGCCTTCTTCGGCGCGGGCGCCTATGCGGCGGGCCTGCTCGCCAAGTACGGCTGGAGCGAGCCCTTCAGCGGCCTGCTGTTCGCGCTCGCCGTGTGCGCCCTGCTGGGCTACGTGCTGAGCTACCTCGTGGTGCGCGGCGCCGACCTCACGCGGCTGATGATCACCATCGGCGTGTGCGTGCTGCTGTTCGAGCTGGCCAACCGGCTCTCGGGCATCACGGGCGGCACCGACGGCCTGCAGGGCGTGGTGATCGCGCCCGTGCTCGGCCTGTTCGACTTCGACCTCTACGGCAAGACCGCGTTCGGCTATGCCTTCGGCGTGGTGCTCGCGATGTTCCTGCTCGTGCGGCTGGTGCTGCGCTCGCCCTTCGGCCTCGCGCTGCGCGGCATCCACGACAGCCGCAAGCGCATGACGGCCATCGGCTCGCCGGTGGAAGCGCGGCTGCGCATGGCCTACGCGATGTCGGCCGCGGTGGCCGGCGTGGCGGGCGCGCTGCTGGCGCAGACCACGCAGTTCGTCGGCATCGAGTCGATCAGCTTCAACCGCTCGGCCGAAGTGCTCATCATCCTCGTGCTCGGTGGCACCGGGCGGTTGTACGGCGGCCTCATCGGCGCCATCGTCTACATGCTGGTGCACGACTGGTTCGCCGACATGAACCCGCAGTACTGGATGTTCTGGCTCGGCATCTTCCTGATCGCGGCCGTCATGCTGGGACGCGGCGGGATCATGGGCGCGCTCTCGCGCGTGGTTCGCACGGGGAAGGCGCGATGA
- a CDS encoding branched-chain amino acid ABC transporter permease, which produces MGIVIFDGVAYGMLLFLIGVGLSITMGLMNFVNLAHGSFAMVGGYAASVLMNQWGIGFGLSLVAAFVAAALVGAVLEFVFYRRLYRAHPLDQVLLSIGVVFVSIAAFTYFFGPTMQPFTLPKALEGQVSLLGLEVGRYRLFLIGCGVAVLVALLLGLGKTRYGAMVRAAVDNQRVAGGTGIHVQRLFFLTFSLGCGLAGLGGALSLGMLGLEPSFPLKYLVYFLMVVCVGGAGTVTGPFIAALLVGIVDVAGKYYLPETGAFLIYVFMIVMLLVRPNGIVAKKGLA; this is translated from the coding sequence ATGGGTATCGTGATCTTCGATGGGGTGGCCTACGGCATGCTCCTGTTTCTCATCGGCGTGGGCCTGTCCATCACGATGGGACTCATGAATTTCGTCAACCTCGCGCACGGCAGTTTCGCGATGGTGGGCGGCTACGCGGCCAGCGTGCTCATGAACCAGTGGGGCATCGGCTTCGGCCTCTCGCTGGTCGCGGCCTTCGTGGCCGCAGCGCTGGTGGGCGCGGTGCTGGAATTCGTGTTCTACCGGCGGCTGTACCGCGCGCACCCGCTGGACCAGGTGCTGCTGTCGATCGGTGTGGTGTTCGTCTCGATCGCCGCGTTCACCTACTTCTTCGGCCCGACGATGCAGCCCTTCACGCTGCCCAAGGCGCTCGAAGGCCAGGTGTCGTTGCTGGGCCTCGAAGTGGGCCGCTACCGCCTGTTCCTGATCGGCTGCGGCGTGGCCGTGCTGGTCGCGCTGCTGCTGGGCCTGGGCAAGACGCGCTACGGCGCGATGGTGCGCGCCGCGGTCGACAACCAGCGCGTGGCCGGCGGCACGGGCATCCACGTGCAGCGCCTGTTCTTTCTCACCTTCTCGCTGGGCTGCGGCCTGGCGGGCCTGGGCGGCGCGCTGAGCCTGGGCATGCTGGGGCTGGAGCCGTCGTTCCCGCTCAAGTACCTCGTCTACTTTTTGATGGTGGTGTGCGTGGGCGGTGCGGGCACCGTCACCGGGCCCTTCATTGCGGCGCTGCTGGTCGGCATCGTCGACGTGGCGGGCAAGTACTACCTGCCTGAAACGGGCGCCTTTCTCATCTACGTGTTCATGATCGTCATGCTGCTGGTGCGCCCGAACGGCATCGTCGCCAAGAAGGGGCTCGCATGA
- a CDS encoding 2Fe-2S iron-sulfur cluster-binding protein, which translates to MPTIHYILKDGTTREVDAKVGASVMETAIRGNVRGIDAECGGCCSCATCHVYVDDAFLELLPPPDDMESALLDAVASERRPGSRLSCQLSVSAALDGLTVRVPDTQV; encoded by the coding sequence ATGCCCACGATCCACTACATCCTCAAGGACGGCACCACACGCGAGGTCGACGCCAAGGTCGGCGCCAGCGTGATGGAGACCGCCATCCGCGGCAACGTGCGCGGCATCGACGCCGAGTGCGGCGGCTGCTGCTCGTGCGCGACCTGCCACGTCTACGTCGACGACGCATTCCTCGAGCTGCTGCCGCCGCCCGACGACATGGAAAGCGCGCTGCTCGATGCCGTCGCGTCCGAGCGCCGGCCCGGTTCGCGCCTGAGTTGCCAGCTCAGCGTGAGCGCCGCGCTCGATGGCCTCACGGTGCGTGTGCCCGATACACAGGTCTGA